CTCAGCAGGTAGGCGCGGGCTGCCCTCCGTCTTCTCTTCTGTCCAACTCCGAGCCCTGAGGACACGCTTCCCTCCTCGTCCTCGCAGGCGGGGGGCGCGCGGAGGCTGCTGCTCCCACCTCCCATCATGTCTGCGGCCGTGCACACCTCCTCGTCCCAGGCCTGCGCCTCCACGTGGCTCAGCGAGGCCGAGGTGATCGCCCTGGCGGGGCTGCTGCGGATGAGCCAGGGGGAGGCCTCGGCCAGCCCTCTGAGCCCCGCCGGCTGCCCAGACCCCGGCTCTGTGTCTGAGGACACGGGCCCCGGTGGTGGCCAGGGCTGTTCTGGAAGCACTGACCCCTGTCTGACCCCGAGCCCCGACAACCACTGTGCGTAGTGGCCCGGCCCCCGACAAGTGCTGTCTTCACCCCAGGTTGTTCTGTTGACAATAAAGCCCCGATAGTTTGCAAACCAGGCTCTGTGCAGCGGGTGACGGGGGCATGGGATGCGGGGCGAAGGTGGTGGCCCGGGGCTCCATCACGTGGGGTGGGGAAATACAGAGACGAGACAGTGCGGTGGAGAGCGCCTTTAATGGGTTGGGTCCGCCGTGTGGGTCTGGGCCGCGCTCTAGGAAAGCAAGGGCTTGGCCAGCCCTGCCAGGCCCAGAGAAGGGTCAGGCAGCTGGGGCCTCCGGAGAGGGCGGGTCCAAGCAGCTCATCAGCATCCCTGATGCTCCTCCCGTTGCTTTGGAACCTTAGGAGTTCCACTGTGGCTTGGAAAGGCTGGCAGAACAGACACGATGGCCTCTAGCTGCCAACCTTAGGGGACAGAGAGCCGTCCAAACTGGGCTGGGTCTTCATGGTCAGGCCACAGCTAGCTTGAGGCCGATTCTGTAGGAATCCAGCTGAGAAGGCCCAAAACTTTGCAAggtttggggttttattttgGAGGATGGGGCAGAGAGAGGCTGTGTActttcaaaagagagggaaaaaaatcttgAGAGAACTTCCTGAGTGTTTGTTGGGAAGGCCCAGAGAGGCAAGAGGGCGGCCGAGCGGCCCACGGCCGGTGGCCTCAGGCGGCTGCGGCAGCTGGGACAGCAGGAGCCCTTCCCTCTAGAACTTGATGCTGGCGTAGCTGTGCGCGCTGCTCCCGGGGGCTGCCCCGGGCACCTCCAGGGGCGGGACGAGGTCCAGGTCCACGTAGTTGAGGCAGCTGTCCAGAGGCCCCGGAGGAGCGCCACTCCCCGCGCAGTCCGGGATGAACATGTAGTCCGCGAGCTCGGCGGGCCTGTCCCGGAGGCTGCGGCGCGCCCCGCGGCGCCCGCGCTCGGCCCCGAGCTCGCAGCGGAAGGGCCCCGGGAGGAGCCTGCTCATGGGCACGTACTCGGCGCTGTCAGCGTCCTGGCGGGGCGGAGCGGGGCCCGGAGGCGCCATCCACATGTAGTCGCCGGCCTCCGCCCCCATGTGCACGTAGTCGTCCCGGACCCCCATGGCGAGGTAGTCGGCGCCGGGCGCCCCGCGGGAGGGCGCGGCCCCGAGGCAGTGCGGCCCCGCCCCCTCGGCCGGGGCCCGCGCCGGGGCGGCCAGCGCGGAGGCCGGGGTCTCGTACGGGGCCGGGGCGGCGGGCGCGCCGGGGGGCTGCTCCGGCGGGGGCCCGGCctggccgcccgccgcgccgctGCCCAGCCGCTTCATGGCGGCCAGCACGGTCTCGTGGATGCTCTGCGCCACCACGGCGTCGGGCGCCTGCAGCCACAGCTCCCCGGGCCCGGTGGGCGCGCAGCGGCCGAGCTCCAGGAAGAAGAAGGAGTCCGCGTGGCCGCAGCGGCGCACGCTGAGCAGCGACAGGCGCAGCGCCGGCGGCGGCGACACCCGGTTGTCCCTGGAGGCCCTGCTCCCCGGCTTCCGCAGGAGGCTCAGGGCCCCGGAGCCCAGGCACAGGCGGTAGCTGCCGCTGCTCAGGCCCCGCGTGCGCCCCAGGCCCTTGGACCGCAGCGTCACAGGCCACACGTCCTGGAATGGGGCGAAGATCCAAGACGCAGAGGCCTCTTGAGGACTGAAACCTGGGGAGGATGGGCAAGTCACTGGGAGTCAGGGGGTGGCGGTCACCCTGTCCCCGCAACCAAGACACGTGAAAGCCTAAGCTTTGAACTCCCGCTGACCCGAGGGAgccaggctctgcctccccacAGCCTCCTCTACCCTCCCTTGCCCTCCCCActgccttccctgccttcctcagCCCTCCCCACCATCTCTTCTACCCTCCCCACAGCCTTCTCTACCCTCCCTTGCCCTCCCCActgccttccctgccttcctcagccctccccaccatctcctctaCCCTCCCCACAGC
Above is a window of Meriones unguiculatus strain TT.TT164.6M chromosome 15, Bangor_MerUng_6.1, whole genome shotgun sequence DNA encoding:
- the LOC110556773 gene encoding insulin receptor substrate 1-like, yielding MAAAGSGPAAPPLPGPCPPDVRLCGHLRKQKSQRRRFFVLRADPPRLECYESEKKFLAGGCRPPRPRRTVSLEGACTISKRADARQRHLIVLYTSDSSLGVAAASEAEQQAWYSALLEVRAAAAAAAAAAMGFSPQEASASWIFAPFQDVWPVTLRSKGLGRTRGLSSGSYRLCLGSGALSLLRKPGSRASRDNRVSPPPALRLSLLSVRRCGHADSFFFLELGRCAPTGPGELWLQAPDAVVAQSIHETVLAAMKRLGSGAAGGQAGPPPEQPPGAPAAPAPYETPASALAAPARAPAEGAGPHCLGAAPSRGAPGADYLAMGVRDDYVHMGAEAGDYMWMAPPGPAPPRQDADSAEYVPMSRLLPGPFRCELGAERGRRGARRSLRDRPAELADYMFIPDCAGSGAPPGPLDSCLNYVDLDLVPPLEVPGAAPGSSAHSYASIKF